The following are from one region of the Nostoc cf. commune SO-36 genome:
- a CDS encoding P-II family nitrogen regulator, protein MAKPAKKLVIVTEKILLKKIANIIEESGATGYTVLETGGKGSRNVRSSGQPNVSDTTANIKFEVLTQDRDMAENIADQVAVKFFLDFAGMIYICDAEVLYGHSFCGPDGC, encoded by the coding sequence ATGGCCAAGCCAGCCAAAAAGCTCGTCATCGTCACGGAAAAGATTTTGCTGAAAAAGATCGCCAATATTATCGAAGAATCCGGGGCAACCGGTTATACGGTTCTGGAAACTGGCGGTAAAGGCAGTCGCAACGTGCGCTCGTCGGGACAACCCAACGTTTCTGACACCACGGCGAATATAAAATTCGAGGTGCTCACCCAGGATAGGGATATGGCCGAGAATATTGCGGATCAGGTCGCAGTGAAGTTTTTCCTCGATTTTGCTGGCATGATCTATATTTGTGACGCGGAGGTACTGTACGGGCACAGTTTCTGTGGACCAGACGGCTGCTGA
- a CDS encoding CheR family methyltransferase, producing the protein MTQIMGVSITDFEYLRELVHHHSGVVLFGDKTYLAELHLQPIIESAGLASIADLVTYLRTHPFNSLHVQTIEALVTNETSFFRDSHPFEALKKYVLPELIKQRESERSLNIWCAACSNGQEPYSIAILINEHFPMLTNWSVRLIATDFSTKVLARAREGHYNQLEINRGLPKNICDRYFQKLDTDWQIKKHIRQMIDFRQLNLLESWSSLPQFDVIFLRNVLIYFDVVTKKALLKKIKQQLSPDGYLFLGSGETTISLDESFKRVLFDKAICYRLHNPEVKIAD; encoded by the coding sequence ATGACACAGATTATGGGTGTAAGCATTACTGATTTTGAGTATCTTCGGGAGTTAGTTCATCATCATTCAGGCGTTGTGTTGTTTGGTGATAAAACCTATTTAGCAGAGTTACATTTGCAGCCAATTATCGAATCGGCAGGATTAGCTTCTATCGCTGATTTGGTTACTTACTTGCGAACTCACCCATTTAATAGTCTTCACGTCCAGACAATCGAGGCGCTGGTCACTAACGAAACCTCATTTTTCCGTGATAGCCACCCTTTTGAAGCACTGAAAAAATACGTACTACCAGAGTTAATTAAACAACGAGAAAGTGAGCGATCGCTCAACATTTGGTGTGCTGCCTGCTCTAATGGACAAGAACCTTATAGCATCGCCATACTAATTAATGAACATTTTCCCATGCTTACCAATTGGTCGGTAAGGCTAATTGCAACTGATTTTTCTACTAAGGTTTTAGCGCGTGCCCGCGAAGGGCATTATAACCAACTTGAAATAAATCGTGGACTCCCTAAAAATATTTGCGATCGCTACTTTCAAAAGCTAGATACTGACTGGCAAATAAAGAAACACATTCGCCAGATGATTGATTTTCGTCAGTTAAATCTTTTAGAATCTTGGTCATCTCTGCCGCAATTTGACGTTATCTTTTTACGGAATGTTTTAATCTACTTTGATGTTGTTACCAAGAAAGCCTTGCTAAAAAAAATCAAGCAGCAATTAAGTCCAGATGGCTACTTGTTTTTGGGTAGTGGTGAAACGACTATCAGCCTAGATGAATCATTCAAGCGGGTTTTATTTGACAAGGCTATCTGCTATCGATT
- a CDS encoding chemotaxis protein CheX → MNVTTEELNALEELINIGVGRAASLLNEMVDSHIRLKIPVVKVLSATDVYQELIKRFHDETLSSVKLGFTGSFHGTASLIFPTDSASTLIAVLTGEDPSADLDAVKIGTLSEIGNIVINGVMGSLSNVLKKHINYTLPVYLEDNLENLLLSAYENDSKILLAQASFTIERLEIIGDIILIFLVGTFDALINAMKDEMGII, encoded by the coding sequence ATGAATGTGACAACAGAAGAACTGAATGCCCTAGAAGAGTTAATTAATATTGGAGTCGGTCGAGCGGCAAGTCTACTTAATGAAATGGTAGACTCTCATATTCGTCTGAAAATTCCGGTTGTTAAAGTATTAAGTGCTACCGATGTATATCAAGAATTAATAAAACGATTTCATGATGAGACTTTGTCCTCTGTAAAACTAGGCTTTACAGGCTCTTTTCATGGCACTGCTAGCTTAATTTTTCCAACTGATAGCGCATCAACATTGATTGCAGTGCTTACAGGTGAAGATCCATCGGCTGACCTAGATGCGGTCAAAATTGGCACGTTGAGCGAAATTGGTAATATTGTCATAAATGGGGTAATGGGTTCACTCAGTAATGTGCTAAAAAAGCATATAAACTACACATTGCCCGTTTATTTAGAAGATAACCTTGAAAATTTATTATTATCTGCATACGAGAATGATTCAAAAATATTACTGGCACAAGCCAGTTTCACAATTGAGCGCTTAGAAATTATCGGAGATATTATTTTAATCTTTCTAGTGGGCACTTTTGATGCGCTAATCAATGCAATGAAGGACGAAATGGGAATAATCTAA
- a CDS encoding chemotaxis protein CheW, protein MGIPLAIAFRLEEILASAVEKVANQDVFQSYGQILPLIDLYQIFGVGDRFNDQALATVAETLQIIIVSPYSELSVGLVVDRILDIVEEPLSIKGIPSRPGVLFCAVIQGQITEILDIETVIRMANPHLLQLATHG, encoded by the coding sequence ATGGGCATTCCATTAGCGATCGCATTTCGGCTCGAAGAGATTCTTGCTTCTGCTGTCGAAAAAGTGGCTAATCAGGATGTCTTCCAGTCTTACGGGCAAATTCTGCCACTGATTGATCTTTATCAGATATTTGGCGTTGGCGATCGCTTTAATGATCAGGCTTTGGCGACAGTTGCCGAAACGCTCCAGATAATTATTGTCTCTCCATACTCAGAACTCAGCGTTGGGCTAGTGGTCGATCGCATTCTTGATATTGTGGAAGAACCACTAAGCATTAAAGGTATTCCTAGTAGACCTGGTGTGCTTTTCTGTGCTGTAATTCAAGGACAAATCACAGAAATTCTTGACATTGAGACTGTAATTCGCATGGCTAACCCTCATTTGCTGCAATTAGCAACTCATGGCTGA
- a CDS encoding chemotaxis protein CheW has protein sequence MAEQQICTFFLKGIYFGIDVQHVQEVIRPQATTPVPLAPPDICGLINLRGQIITVIDLQRRLEMSEPQTQSITKLVDEPQGFNMIVCSEHEVVSLKVDYVGDVLEFAQNTFQPPPATLKGRMRQMLAGAYPLPEGFLLVLDAEKILNVNLTNQIIE, from the coding sequence ATGGCTGAACAACAAATTTGCACATTTTTCCTCAAAGGAATTTACTTTGGTATTGACGTGCAACACGTTCAAGAAGTGATTCGTCCCCAAGCAACGACTCCTGTACCTTTAGCACCACCAGATATCTGTGGGTTGATTAATTTACGTGGACAAATTATTACTGTCATCGATTTGCAGCGTCGATTAGAGATGAGCGAACCGCAGACACAATCAATTACAAAACTTGTAGATGAACCGCAGGGATTTAATATGATTGTGTGTTCTGAGCATGAAGTAGTCAGTCTAAAGGTCGATTATGTGGGAGATGTTTTAGAGTTTGCACAAAACACCTTTCAACCCCCACCCGCAACGTTAAAAGGTAGAATGCGTCAGATGCTAGCAGGAGCTTACCCCCTCCCAGAGGGATTTCTGTTAGTTCTAGATGCCGAGAAAATTCTAAATGTTAATTTAACAAATCAGATTATCGAATAA
- a CDS encoding chemotaxis protein CheA has protein sequence MELNEIDDDIEAFLVESYENLNQIEGDIIELEKASGNGEALVRIYRSLHTLKGNCGFLPFPNLESLAHAGENLLSCLRDRTIAITPDIISTLLQTVDSIRQILAQIQATKQDGDVYDGLRLRDYSALIATLTRLSETKQTPKASQLAVNIQTPQKDTAASESVEALNHELTEISTTTSESAYIRVNVNLLDQMMNLVGELVLARNQIIGFSTKFKDNGFAATCQHLSLLTAELQEGVMKTRLQPISSIWQKFPRVTRDLAIASGKEVEVEMEGAETELDKSIIETIKDPLTHLLRNCIDHGIELPAERVACGKPSVGRLFLRAFHESGKVNIEIGDDGRGLNLERLKGRSQQLGLVSAVQTATMSESEAMNLIFLSGFSTAEQVTHLSGRGVGMDIVKSNIEKINGTVEIHSQQGQGTTFKIKIPLTLAIIPALIVTSGGNYYAIPQASLQELVRLEALNNIEILYDVPVYRLRGNLVPLIYLNEVFQHDSASNLETLSLVIVQVDNYRFGLVVDTIEDIQDIVVKPLGRQLKALSLICRSYCFRGWHSGINY, from the coding sequence ATGGAGTTAAATGAAATTGACGATGATATAGAAGCATTTCTCGTTGAAAGCTATGAGAACTTGAATCAAATTGAAGGCGATATTATTGAGCTAGAAAAAGCATCTGGTAATGGAGAAGCATTAGTTCGGATTTATCGCTCACTTCACACACTTAAAGGAAATTGCGGCTTTTTACCGTTTCCTAATTTAGAATCACTTGCTCATGCTGGAGAGAATTTGCTCTCGTGTCTGCGCGATCGCACGATCGCAATCACCCCTGACATTATAAGTACTTTACTACAAACAGTTGACAGCATTCGGCAAATTCTGGCTCAAATTCAAGCTACAAAGCAGGATGGCGATGTCTACGACGGGCTGCGCCTACGCGATTATTCTGCACTGATCGCGACTTTAACGCGATTGTCAGAAACTAAACAGACTCCAAAAGCCTCTCAATTGGCTGTTAATATACAAACGCCACAAAAAGATACAGCAGCTAGTGAGTCTGTTGAAGCTCTCAATCACGAACTCACAGAAATATCAACGACAACATCAGAATCCGCTTATATCCGAGTCAATGTTAATCTGCTAGATCAGATGATGAACCTAGTGGGTGAACTCGTTTTAGCTCGTAATCAGATAATCGGATTTAGTACAAAATTTAAAGATAATGGTTTTGCTGCTACTTGCCAGCACCTGAGCCTACTTACAGCCGAGTTGCAGGAAGGGGTGATGAAAACTCGACTGCAACCAATTAGTTCCATTTGGCAAAAGTTCCCTCGCGTAACCCGCGATTTGGCGATCGCTTCCGGGAAAGAAGTTGAGGTGGAGATGGAGGGGGCAGAGACTGAACTAGACAAAAGTATTATTGAAACAATTAAAGACCCCTTGACGCACTTACTACGCAACTGCATCGATCATGGGATTGAATTACCAGCCGAACGGGTTGCTTGTGGAAAGCCAAGCGTAGGACGGCTATTTCTCAGAGCCTTTCACGAAAGCGGCAAAGTAAATATTGAAATTGGCGATGATGGTCGTGGTTTGAACTTAGAACGCCTCAAAGGGCGATCGCAGCAACTTGGTTTAGTGAGCGCTGTGCAGACTGCAACCATGAGCGAGTCAGAAGCGATGAACTTAATTTTTTTATCCGGCTTCTCGACTGCTGAACAAGTAACTCATCTTTCCGGGCGAGGGGTTGGGATGGATATTGTCAAGAGTAATATTGAGAAGATTAACGGAACGGTTGAAATTCACAGCCAACAGGGACAAGGAACGACCTTCAAAATCAAGATTCCCCTAACACTGGCAATTATTCCAGCATTGATTGTCACCAGTGGAGGCAATTATTATGCCATTCCTCAAGCGAGTTTACAAGAGTTAGTCCGCCTAGAAGCACTCAATAATATTGAGATATTATACGATGTGCCTGTGTATCGCTTGCGGGGTAATCTTGTACCCTTGATTTATCTCAATGAAGTATTCCAACACGATAGTGCCAGCAATTTAGAAACACTCAGTCTGGTAATTGTGCAAGTTGATAATTATCGCTTTGGACTAGTTGTAGACACAATCGAAGACATCCAAGATATTGTAGTTAAACCTTTAGGAAGACAGTTAAAGGCGCTATCCCTAATTTGCAGGAGCTACTGTTTTAGGGGATGGCACAGTGGCATTAATTATTGA
- a CDS encoding protein-glutamate methylesterase/protein-glutamine glutaminase: MPKIRVLIVDDAVVVRSRVSKILSSDPELEVVGVAANGRIALAKIPYVNPDVIILDIEMPEMNGLQTLAAIRQIYPRLPVIMYSTSTHRGAIATLEALSLGASDYATKPSNLGSVEATNQHIRDDLIPKIKVFGAFFTPSAITHPVVFPVRSSLHQVEVVAIGVSTGGPNALTVVLNEFPADLSVPILIVQHMPPMFTKLLAKQLAAKCQIPIDEAVPGQILKPGHAWIAPGDFHLIVQRDKTGVRLATHQASPENSCRPSVDVLLRSVAQVYGAGAIAVILTGMGQDGLHGCQCIREAGGQVIAQDKATSVVWGMPSFVVNAGLANKILPLNQIADEIMHRIRFHQVPPSDL; encoded by the coding sequence ATGCCCAAAATCCGGGTACTAATTGTCGATGACGCCGTAGTAGTACGAAGTCGAGTAAGTAAAATTTTATCTAGCGATCCAGAACTGGAGGTGGTAGGAGTCGCGGCTAACGGTCGCATTGCTCTTGCCAAAATTCCCTATGTTAATCCCGATGTGATCATCCTGGATATTGAGATGCCGGAGATGAATGGTTTGCAAACCCTAGCCGCTATCCGACAAATATATCCACGCTTACCAGTAATTATGTATAGTACCTCTACACACAGGGGAGCGATCGCAACGCTGGAAGCTCTTTCTTTAGGTGCTTCAGACTATGCCACAAAACCTAGTAACTTAGGAAGTGTAGAGGCAACAAATCAACATATTCGGGATGATTTAATTCCCAAAATTAAGGTATTTGGTGCATTTTTTACACCCAGTGCAATTACCCATCCAGTTGTTTTTCCCGTTCGTAGCAGCTTACACCAGGTGGAGGTTGTGGCAATTGGGGTTTCTACGGGAGGCCCAAATGCTCTGACTGTAGTGCTTAACGAGTTTCCAGCAGATTTATCAGTGCCGATTTTGATTGTGCAACACATGCCGCCAATGTTTACGAAACTACTAGCTAAACAATTAGCTGCCAAGTGTCAAATCCCAATAGATGAAGCGGTTCCTGGACAGATACTAAAACCGGGACACGCCTGGATTGCCCCAGGAGATTTTCATCTAATTGTGCAACGTGACAAAACTGGGGTTAGACTTGCCACCCATCAAGCATCTCCCGAAAATTCTTGTCGTCCTTCAGTCGATGTGCTGTTGCGATCGGTTGCACAGGTTTATGGGGCTGGGGCGATCGCAGTTATCCTCACAGGTATGGGGCAAGATGGGTTACATGGCTGTCAGTGCATACGCGAGGCGGGTGGACAGGTAATTGCACAAGACAAAGCTACTAGCGTCGTGTGGGGAATGCCTAGTTTTGTCGTTAATGCCGGACTTGCTAATAAAATTCTTCCACTTAACCAAATCGCAGATGAAATTATGCATAGAATTCGTTTCCATCAAGTTCCTCCTTCAGACCTGTAA
- a CDS encoding methyl-accepting chemotaxis protein, whose product MTTNRAGKTANSKSPLVDSADLQPTDDSVIKVQLQALLIALKAAKNGDFTVRLADENNELGEIVSVFNELVSLNQNFANEVNRLASEIGIQGKLGSQAVVKGADGSWKESEGNLNQMSTNLKEQIKGINEVSLAVTQGNLSKQIEASNAGEFKQLTDNANQMISSLKSSIRQMTEVATAVASSAEELTAVSKEMTENAEQTAKQATSASASAEEVSQNTNTVMTAVEEMNASIREIAKTVTQGAKVTTEAVKTAECTNETINKLGQSSIEIGKVIKVITAIAGQTNLLALNATIEAARAGDAGRGFAVVANEVKELAKQTASATEDISLRIEAIQTDTKSAVQAITQITSIINQINDFQSTIASAIEEQTATTNEIGRNMAEAAKGTSDIAKSIGIVALNTQSTTTGTSNTLEAATELSRMAVDLQKVVNQFKY is encoded by the coding sequence ATGACTACAAATCGGGCTGGAAAAACAGCCAATTCTAAATCTCCCTTGGTAGATAGTGCAGATTTGCAACCGACCGATGATAGTGTAATAAAAGTGCAATTGCAAGCGTTATTAATAGCACTTAAAGCTGCAAAAAACGGTGATTTTACTGTCCGTTTAGCTGATGAAAATAATGAGCTGGGTGAAATTGTCTCAGTTTTTAATGAATTGGTGAGTTTAAATCAAAACTTTGCTAACGAAGTTAATCGCTTGGCATCCGAGATTGGTATTCAAGGAAAGCTCGGTTCTCAAGCCGTTGTCAAAGGAGCCGATGGGAGTTGGAAAGAATCGGAGGGCAACTTGAATCAGATGTCTACAAATTTAAAAGAGCAGATAAAAGGTATTAATGAGGTCAGCCTTGCCGTCACTCAAGGAAATTTGTCTAAGCAAATTGAGGCAAGCAATGCAGGAGAGTTTAAACAGCTCACGGATAATGCAAATCAGATGATTAGCAGCCTCAAGTCTTCAATTAGACAGATGACAGAAGTGGCAACAGCAGTCGCCTCTTCCGCAGAAGAACTAACCGCAGTCAGCAAAGAAATGACTGAGAACGCCGAACAAACAGCCAAACAGGCCACTTCTGCGTCTGCCTCTGCTGAAGAGGTAAGTCAGAATACTAATACAGTTATGACTGCTGTGGAAGAGATGAATGCTAGCATTCGAGAAATTGCTAAGACCGTTACCCAAGGAGCAAAGGTCACGACTGAGGCAGTTAAAACGGCTGAGTGCACGAACGAGACAATTAACAAACTCGGTCAAAGCAGCATCGAAATTGGCAAAGTTATTAAAGTCATTACCGCGATCGCAGGGCAAACAAACCTGCTAGCACTCAATGCTACCATTGAGGCGGCTAGAGCCGGGGATGCAGGTAGAGGATTTGCCGTAGTTGCCAACGAGGTGAAAGAATTAGCCAAACAAACGGCAAGTGCGACTGAAGATATAAGCTTGCGAATTGAAGCAATTCAGACAGATACAAAAAGCGCCGTTCAAGCCATCACTCAGATTACTAGTATTATCAATCAAATCAACGACTTCCAAAGCACGATCGCCAGTGCTATTGAGGAACAAACTGCAACCACAAATGAAATTGGCCGAAATATGGCTGAGGCAGCCAAAGGAACATCAGACATTGCTAAAAGTATTGGAATTGTGGCACTAAATACTCAAAGTACGACTACTGGAACCAGCAATACCTTAGAAGCAGCCACAGAACTATCTCGAATGGCAGTAGATTTGCAGAAAGTCGTCAATCAGTTTAAATATTAG
- a CDS encoding response regulator, which translates to MAMVLIIDDAAFSRRMIRKFLQIDGYEIIEATNGREGLEMVYNYKPNCVLADLLMPDMNGFEFLQAMQDKELKIPTIIISADIQEGARNQSFNLGAVNFINKPPKESELRKAVQEVLSIKE; encoded by the coding sequence ATGGCAATGGTTTTGATTATCGATGATGCAGCTTTTTCTCGCAGAATGATCCGTAAGTTTCTGCAAATCGATGGCTATGAAATTATAGAAGCAACTAATGGGCGTGAGGGATTGGAAATGGTTTATAACTATAAGCCAAATTGTGTATTAGCGGATCTTCTAATGCCAGATATGAATGGCTTTGAATTTCTGCAAGCTATGCAAGATAAAGAATTAAAAATCCCGACCATTATCATTTCTGCCGATATCCAAGAAGGGGCACGCAATCAAAGTTTTAACTTGGGGGCAGTTAACTTTATTAATAAACCACCAAAAGAAAGTGAATTGCGAAAGGCAGTCCAGGAAGTTCTTAGTATTAAGGAATAA